In Peromyscus eremicus chromosome X, PerEre_H2_v1, whole genome shotgun sequence, the sequence AAAAGCGCCTTGGGTGCTATGTCCCAGAGAATCCAGGAGTCCTGCCAAAGTGGCACCAGGTGGCTGATGGGAACACAGGTGAAAGTGAAGAAAAAACGAGGAGTCCAGAAAGACAGAGGGTCCTCACCACCCAGTCTGAGCCAGAAGAACACTCGGCTATACAGGGCCATCCGGGATGCCAGAGTCGGGGGACATCCGCGCCTCTCTGGCCAGATGGGTCTACATGCCCATCGACGTCAGCGGCTAAGGAGGGAGGCTGCCCTCCGGAGCCCCTGTTCCTCCACAGAACCTCTCTGCTCTCCCAGTGAGTCTGACAGTGACCTAGAGCCTGTGGGGGCTGGAATCCAGCATCTCCAGAAGCTGTCACAAAAACTGGACAAAGCCATCAAGGCCGAAGAGAGTGGTGACATGACTGTCTCCCTTATTCGTGAATGAGGACAGCAGGCATCCTACAGGAAACAGGCTCTGTCCAGCCACCAAGCCGTCAGGATGTCCGTACCACCCACCCCATGAACTTCCAGAGGAGGCACTGGGCTCATCAGCATCCCCAGGCCACTGCTAACAAGGACTTGACTAACAGGGGATCCAGAAGCCTTCTATTTCAGCCATATCTGGGCCCATTGATAACCACtggccggggctggagagatggctcagaggttaagagcactgcttgttcttccaaaggtcttgagttcaattcccagcaaccacatggtggctcacaaccatctgtaatgagatctggtgccctcttctggattgcagggatatgtgcagacagaacactgtatacataataaatacatctttaaaaaaaaaaaaaaaaagataaccacTGGCCATAGCCCAAGAGTGATTTAGGAAGACCTCGAAGAGGTGATGGGAACTGCCCATGCTCTCCAGGAGGACTCATACAGCACCCTGTTCTCTAGCCTCACAGAGGCCCACACATATTAAGAATGTACCTGAAGATGCTAGACAGTTCTGAACCTTGTAACTAGGACCAAGGCCCCGCAGGAGTCATCCCATGAAACCACCCCCTTTATTCCCAGTGCAGAGATTCTTGGGGAACCACTTTTACCCCTGATCCCACAGGGCCCCATAGGAAGAGAGGAGATATTTGTAGACTGCAAACCTGAGCTCTTGGGGCCTACTTATCAGCTCAGTGTGGGGAACTGGGGTGTGCAGGGAGGGGAACACTGTTCAAGACCAGTTTCTGCTCTTTGTAAATTATTTAGGAAATCTACTATGTCATTTTGTTAGAAAGATACCAGTGTGTCAGTTTCTAGATCACATtgctttttcataattaaaaactcgcttttgaaaaaaacaaaaaacaaaaaaaaaacaaaaaaaaacaaaaaaaaaaaaaaaaaaagaaaaaaaatgcccaaacaaggctatatgagacaaaaagtatacaaaaatattgtttggttctttttctgTTGGTCATCTATTTCTAGGCACGGGGCCTACCCTGAAGTGTAGTTAAAATACCCTTTGGACTCTATCAGGGGAAGactaatttttcctttccagGTGGGTaccaattgcagatagcttccaGATTAGGCATGGAAGCCTATGTCCACTTGCCTCTCTCAGTGCTAGAATCCTGTGTGGTTTGAATCTGTGCAGGCCCTATACATGCTGCAACAGTctatgagtttatatgtgcattggtcctgttgtatctggaggacactatttccttggagtcatatatcacctctggctcttataatctttctgcttccacttCTACATAGCTCCATGAGCCCTTCAGGGAGAATGCATAAAGACATCCATCccttttgccctggaggagatgggaatggggggcgggctggggggggaaggtgaggggggcgggaggggggagaacaagggaatccgtggctgatatgtagaactgaattgtattgcaaaataaaaattaaaaaaaaaaagacatccatcccatttaggactctctgcacattgtctagtAGTGGGTCTTTGTATTAGTTCCTATCTACTACAAGAAGAAACTTCTGTAGTGATGACTAGTGGAGCACTGATCTACAGGTATAGCAGAATGCCATTTGTAGTCATTTTAAGCAGAACAATAATATTTGATGTTCCCCTAGGACCATGGCATATCCAGTCTTAGGTTGTTGGCCACCCTGACAGTGTTAGGCATGGGTTCCAGCTCATGGAGCAGGCCTTGCAGTCAATTAGGAAGGAGTTGGTTGATCCCACAATGTTTGTGCCTCTACTGTACCAGCGTATATCACAGGTAGATCACCATTGTTGGtttcagggtttgtagctgggttgatggTTACCtctctcctctggtagcatgcagagtaccttctagtaccatgaatgCTATTTCGTAGGGGTGAAGCCTCTAGTTAGGCATCAGCTTAACTTCTCCGTGTTTGATGGCATAgctaagtgttgtcttcagcaatagggccttatcaTAAATTGTGGAGAGCAATCAGTAGCCTTAGCAATAGCTTGAGATGTTTAAGGGTTTCCATGGGTCGGTCCACTCTGGCCAATGACTAAACTAGATGTAACCCATCCCTGGCACTGGAGATTTCACTTGATAacataagatgtctagttggggtacTGTATCCTCCATTATATTATGACtccatttctttcatatatgtatacattttaggaagcttctgcagTATCAGGTTTCCATATGGGCAATCAAATTGACCTTAGAGCAAGTTGTCCCTCCCTATCAGATTAAGAATTTCTTGAGAAGGAAAAACGTTGCCCTCATGACTACAATGTGTATAACTGGAATTTTCTTTCCTATGATTAGATCTATGTTAGCTTTGCACATGAATGTACTTCAGTGTTTCACACTATATCATCTTGGGACGACATGGTGATTGTGTAGACAATTCAATGGCATGGTGGAAATCTAATAACAGACAAAAATCAAGATAGAAAGGAAACATAAAGGAATTAATAATTTACTCTTTGGTTGGAGCCTGGAAGTTTCCTGGGGAAAGTAGAAACTAGATAgtatcctgctgtgggatgtcgttctgtatgctgtgaatatgtgttgctctgattggttgataaataaaacattggccagtagccaggcaggaagtttaggcaggacaagcagacaaagagaattctgggaagaggaaggctgagtcagaagttgccagccagacacagaggaagcaagatggcaaggcagaactgagaaaaggtaccaagccatgtggctaaacataaataagaattatgggttaatttaagtgtaagagctagtcagtaataagcctgagataatggccaagcatttataattaatataagcttctgagcgattattttataagcagaccGCAGGACTGCGGGGACTTGGCGGGACCAGgaaaaaacttccaactacagtgtCCTGTGGAGTAATTTGCAGATGCACAGGAAAATAGAGAGGGTGAAGTGGATGAGCAATTTTGACAGATGGACTTGTATATTCAAAGTCCTGAAAGCAAAAGTAAGCATGGCAGGAGGTTTAGGAAATAGTTCAGTTCTGCAAGCACAAGGGCCTGAGTTTTAATCCCCATCACCATGCAGAAACATTGGCATGGCTGCATgagcctgtaaccccaacattgCATgaccagagacaggtggattaaGGGAGTTAGCTGGTCAGCTACCTAGACAAAAAAATACACTTCCAGTTcagcaagaaaccctgtctcaagacaataaggtggaaagcagtagaggaagacacttgatgttgTATTTCGGCCTCCATATTTATACACATGGACATGCATACCTATATACTTATGTGCAtgcaacacacaaaaaaaaccacaaacacacacaaagcataGTATATTTTAGGGGCTGAAAGTAGCTCTGcatgaataaaaaaatggaatGTGAATGATGTTATAATATGGCTAAAGTTGATAATTCTTTTAATATTCAGTCCAGTCTTGTCAATGTGTTATTCAATTGGACTTGCTTGGGTGTATTTTTGCATCAGCATTTGTCAAGGATATATTGTTCTATT encodes:
- the LOC131899983 gene encoding protein PIMREG-like, with protein sequence MASQWQGMAASMRRRSLLKEEHLEKAVTRSAEGHLETGPLGSLCRHFQRRLPLRAVSLNLGTGPSWKRLETPEPEQQHLKASALSAKSALGAMSQRIQESCQSGTRWLMGTQVKVKKKRGVQKDRGSSPPSLSQKNTRLYRAIRDARVGGHPRLSGQMGLHAHRRQRLRREAALRSPCSSTEPLCSPSESDSDLEPVGAGIQHLQKLSQKLDKAIKAEESGDMTVSLIRE